A region of Haliotis asinina isolate JCU_RB_2024 chromosome 7, JCU_Hal_asi_v2, whole genome shotgun sequence DNA encodes the following proteins:
- the LOC137291901 gene encoding uncharacterized protein: protein MCLQQTRCVGARFVASSGKCDMYATYQTKTTAGTRASGDKYYIMEGECDPPNTNQAFIYRRECMLASTIVCSSTKVFLGRNTTVWCIPGPPTWTPAPGECIKTDPIRFKGTHMNSLDSGVSLVGTPNENRFSIYFATASEDYLLKIIVIIDQRIVRRICRVSSVWQNTETNLVSPFPFEMTKTFTMDIISTATEFLCKVNGATLFTYQHLLPRDSVEDIKIFEVNTEKIFLI, encoded by the exons ATGTGCCTCCAACAGACGCGATGTGTCGGGGCCAGATTTGTCGCCAGCAGTGGCAAGTGTGACATGTACGCAACCTACCAGACAAAGACAACAGCGGGGACGAGGGCGAGTGGGGACAAATACTACATTATGGAAG GAGAATGCGACCCGCCAAATACCAACCAAGCCTTTATCTACAGGAGAGAATGCATGCTTGCTAGTACCATTGTATGCAGCAGTACCAAGGTTTTCCTAGGTAGGAATACCACTGTTTGGTGCATTCCCGGCCcacctacatggaccccagcACCTGGAGAGTGTATTAAGACC GATCCGATACGCTTTAAAGGAACACATATGAATTCTTTGGATTCTGGAGTGTCGCTTGTTGGAACGCCAAACGAAAACAG GTTTTCCATTTACTTCGCCACTGCAAGTGAAGACTACCTTTTGAAGATCATTGTAATAATCGACCAGCGGATTGTCAGGAGGATTTGCCGTGTCAGCTCAGTCTGGCAGAATACTGAAACTAACTTGGTTTCCCCTTTCCCGTTTGAAATGACGAAGACGTTTACAATGGACATAATTTCAACTGCTACAGAATTTCTG TGCAAGGTAAATGGTGCGACCTTGTTTACCTATCAGCATCTTCTCCCGAGAGATAGCGTGGAAgatatcaaaatatttgaagTCAACACTGAAAAGattttcttgatttga